The stretch of DNA CGAACCACCAGCGGTCGGCGCCGTGGGCCGCCGCGACCGAGCCGAGCAGGACGACGGTGTCGAGGTAGACGTGCGGGTTCAGCCACGTCAGGGCGGCCGTGGTCGCCACCACCCGCGCCAGCGGGACGGCCGCTCCCGAGGTGTCCGCACGCAACGCCCCCGGCCGCCACGCCCGCCGCAGCGCGAGGGCGCCGTAGGCCAGGAGGAACGCCGCCCCCGCCAGCCGCAGCACCGTCAGCACACCCGGCGCCGCGGTGACGAGAGCGCCCGCCCCCGCGACCCCGACGCCGATGAGCAGCACGTCGCTGACGATGCACACCGCCACGACGGCGCCGACGTGCTCACCGCGGACCCCCTGCTGGATGACGAAGGTGTTCTGGGCGCCGATGGCGACGATGAGGGACAGCCCGAAGGCCAGCCCGGCGAGGAGGGTGAGCACGTCCCCGACGGTAGGGACCGGTGTGCCCGCACTCCAGCTCAGGAATCTGTCGCAGCTTTAGCATCGCTTCATGAGCGAGGGCGTCGACTGGGACCTGGCGCAGCTGCGCACGCTGACGGCGGTCGTCGCGGAGGGCTCGTTCGAGGCCGCCGCGAGGACCCTGCACGTCACGCCGTCCGCGGTCAGCCAGCGCCTGCGGGCCCTCGAGACCGCCGCCGGCCGTCCCCTCCTCGTGCGCAGCCGACCGCCGCGCCCCACGGAGGCCGGGCAGGCCGTGCTCCGGCTGGCGCGCGAGGTGGACCTGCTCGCCGCCGAGACCGAGCGGGCGGTCCGGCCGGCCGACGCGCTGACCGTCCTGCCGGTCGCCGTCAACGCCGACTCCCTCGCGACGTGGTTCCTGCCCGCGCTCGCGCCGCTGGCGGGGGAGTTCTGCTTCGACCTGCGCCGGGAGGACCAGGAGCGGACGCA from Kineococcus endophyticus encodes:
- a CDS encoding LysE/ArgO family amino acid transporter, with amino-acid sequence MLTLLAGLAFGLSLIVAIGAQNTFVIQQGVRGEHVGAVVAVCIVSDVLLIGVGVAGAGALVTAAPGVLTVLRLAGAAFLLAYGALALRRAWRPGALRADTSGAAVPLARVVATTAALTWLNPHVYLDTVVLLGSVAAAHGADRWWFGAGAALGSVVWFTLLGRGARLLRPVFARPAAWRVLDVVVAVVMVVLAVQLVSRA